A single genomic interval of Drosophila virilis strain 15010-1051.87 chromosome 2, Dvir_AGI_RSII-ME, whole genome shotgun sequence harbors:
- the Rab23 gene encoding ras-related protein Rab-23, translating to MRLLIQTATATGGAAAAALQSHSQSQYNYSSMREDDIELAIKVVIVGNGGVGKSSMIQRYCKGIFTKDYKKTIGVDFLERQIEIDGEDVRIMLWDTAGQEEFDCITKAYYRGAQASVLVFSTTDRASFDAIKEWKRKVENECNEIPTVIVQNKIDLIEQAVVSADEVETLAKMLNCRLIRTSVKEDINVASVFRYLATKCHQLMTQSYDQAAGADGNNSQQQSTHPPYSSTPTISAFSPTFTKSSSGTIVLRPAKKGASSSAARKRKIVLKKCGIL from the exons ATGCGTCTGTTAATCcaaacggcaacggcaacgggcggcgctgctgcagctgctctaCAGTCCCACTCGCAGTCCCAGTACAATTACAGCAGCATGCGTGAGGACGATATCGAGCTGGCCATTAAGGTG GTGATCGTCGGCAATGGAGGCGTTGGCAAGTCCTCAATGATCCAGCGCTATTGCAAGGGCATCTTCACCAAGGACTACAAGAAGACGATCGGCGTTGATTTTCTGGAGCGTCAGATCGAGATCGATGGCGAGGATGTGCGCATCATGCTGTGGGACACGGCCGGGCAGGAGGAGTTCGATTGCATAACCAAGGCGTATTATCGGGGCGCCCAGGCCTCAGTGCTGGTCTTCTCGACGACAGATCGCGCCTCCTTCGATGCGATCAAGGAGTGGAAGCGCAAGGTGGAGAACGAATGCAACGAGATACCCACGGTGATAGTGCAGAACAAGATCGATCTAATCGAGCAGGCTGTGGTCAGTGCGGACGAGGTCGAAACGCTGGCCAAGATGCTCAACTGCCGACTGATACGCACCTCCGTCAAGGAGGACATCAATGTGGCCTCTGTGTTCCGCTATCTGGCCACCAAGTGCCACCAGCTGATGACGCAGAGCTACGACCAGGCGGCCGGCGCCGACGGCAACAACAGTCAGCAGCAGTCAACGCATCCGCCCTACAGCAGCACGCCCACCATCAGCGCCTTCAGTCCGACCTTCACCAAGTCCAGCAGCGGCACCATTGTCCTGCGCCCGGCCAAAAAGGGCGCCAGCTCCAGTGCGGCGCGAAAGCGCAAAATTGTGCTCAAAAAGTGCGGCATCTTGTGA